From the Leptospira biflexa serovar Patoc strain 'Patoc 1 (Paris)' genome, one window contains:
- a CDS encoding glycogen/starch synthase encodes MKILHASAEYFPYTKMGGLADMLASLTKEQSRTEEVYVALPLIGKLGKEPNWTGKEVGALLPQDAKEETIAVSLLAKARFREAIESGVKLYFFDSELFSGLNSIYGQADEHYRFAIFSYACYALSQILQVDVFHAHDWHTALSLTLQKNSTKPIPSLFTIHNLAYQGDHPFWMTGFLKEDPFYLITSPFDQDGKCNYMKAGILSAGQITTVSPGYREETLREPNGFGLSYVLKKRKADYTGILNGIDPDEWNPKVDKRIFQTYHLQNWKEGKRKNKEHLYREIGRPNVSLDLPLIGLIGRLTYQKGFPTFLQAFLERRHLPHRYVVLGSGDPETENAFFHLSDMMPDVFYFYKGYNESLAHQIEAASDFFLMPSLFEPCGLNQMYSHVYGTIPIVSRVGGLRDTVDESIDIQFKTGIVFEPNDKSSLGYALERANDLFVSPERDHVVKNMMNLDWTWTKRKLEYDRVYKIAIELLE; translated from the coding sequence ATGAAGATTCTCCACGCTTCTGCAGAATATTTTCCGTATACCAAGATGGGTGGGCTTGCCGACATGTTGGCATCTCTTACCAAAGAACAGTCCCGAACAGAAGAAGTTTATGTCGCATTGCCTCTGATCGGGAAGTTGGGCAAAGAGCCGAATTGGACCGGGAAAGAAGTGGGAGCCCTCCTTCCACAAGACGCGAAAGAGGAAACCATAGCTGTCTCTTTACTTGCGAAAGCTCGGTTTCGTGAAGCGATCGAATCTGGCGTAAAATTGTACTTTTTTGATTCGGAATTGTTTAGTGGCCTCAATTCCATTTATGGGCAAGCGGATGAACACTACCGATTTGCTATTTTTTCCTACGCCTGTTATGCGCTAAGCCAAATCTTACAAGTGGACGTTTTCCATGCCCATGACTGGCATACCGCTCTCTCCCTAACCTTACAAAAAAACTCTACAAAACCCATCCCTTCTTTATTTACGATCCACAACCTTGCCTACCAAGGAGACCATCCGTTTTGGATGACTGGATTTTTAAAAGAAGATCCGTTTTATCTCATCACAAGTCCCTTTGACCAGGATGGAAAATGCAATTATATGAAAGCGGGGATCCTCTCGGCTGGGCAAATCACAACGGTGAGTCCCGGATACAGAGAAGAAACCTTGCGCGAACCAAATGGATTTGGACTCAGTTATGTTTTAAAGAAACGAAAGGCAGATTACACTGGCATCTTAAATGGGATCGATCCAGATGAATGGAACCCAAAGGTAGACAAACGAATTTTCCAAACCTACCACCTACAAAATTGGAAAGAGGGCAAACGAAAGAACAAAGAACATCTCTACCGAGAAATTGGTAGGCCAAACGTATCTCTCGACCTTCCCTTGATTGGCCTTATCGGTAGACTCACCTACCAAAAAGGATTTCCCACATTCCTACAGGCATTTTTAGAAAGACGCCACTTGCCACACCGTTACGTGGTTCTTGGATCGGGTGACCCTGAAACAGAAAATGCTTTTTTCCATTTATCGGATATGATGCCCGATGTGTTTTATTTTTATAAGGGATACAACGAATCACTTGCCCATCAAATTGAAGCCGCCAGTGATTTTTTTCTTATGCCATCTTTATTTGAACCATGTGGCCTGAACCAAATGTACAGCCATGTCTATGGAACCATACCCATTGTCTCTCGGGTGGGTGGACTTCGCGATACAGTGGATGAATCGATCGACATACAATTCAAAACAGGAATTGTCTTTGAACCGAATGACAAAAGTTCGCTGGGATATGCACTTGAACGAGCAAACGATTTGTTCGTTTCTCCAGAACGAGATCATGTAGTGAAAAATATGATGAATCTTGATTGGACGTGGACAAAACGTAAGTTAGAATACGATAGAGTATACAAAATAGCGATCGAACTTTTAGAATGA
- a CDS encoding chitobiase/beta-hexosaminidase C-terminal domain-containing protein, producing the protein MNLKTASVMRNKLYLLSFLSLFTFQCIAFLPDGSSQQGFNPFVFLLGLIGGSPTSTQDLSPGTTLDLSGDGKTDATLVDSDGDGVSDGINLTGGTTPNLILLDTNGDGIPDAVDSNGDGNADYYISPNPPGFLTTAPGGTGNPVAIIIDSNGNPLGFDTDGDGVANDTAIVTILSDTTPPTLTSSLLAGTFSTAQTTTLTCSDNTAPGSIVYTLDASSPSFSPKTGTVLNRSSQSISLSTEGSHTLQAICRDLAGNLSAPLNINYTIDSQIPAITVVSQTAAAISSQVGAISSSTTTWRTNRSGTFVIREGSDCQSGTQVGSGSATANADQTFSRSHTDFSGEGTKTYRICVTGSNGLIGFASTSLLRDDTAPSVTTSPGAGNFSLATSVSASCSDTGGSGCDKIAYAVQVGSSPTNPSIQGNSGNITSGSLYNAALAMTDGSTTYTKFVARDLAGNVSSVLSQNYTLDTEVANITVNSYTQAINGTSHVSLHWQSSKAGAYHIRVGGNNCTDGTAVSNGGNNANVTGNASAATEVTSTIANTALSEGDNTVRICVANLVGSFGSNSRTIQKDTTAPVVTMASPSGVGPFATGTQLQISCSDTNGTGCDKIIYTLNGTDPTFDGSGAVTNGSVYTAPVALSDGSNQVKFRGIDSAKNISSISNETFYLGPPVISSTVVGSSQLTVNFSLITGATGYKVYYGTSPGVTNSNLSVSGTSSPIVLTGLNNDTTYYLRISLIASYGESSLGTETYDIPSGLPLVDHCILQYPSSLTLTRNETATDPNYIFVQVYQNQVTNLTPADARVQVQIGYGPNDSNPMTEPQRWTYFPTTFNSSCAFCGNQDEYYSLITAPANPGTYKYVGKVNITGLARTTFCDLDGYGEPQAIPMTFSTSQLGVLTVQ; encoded by the coding sequence ATGAATTTGAAAACGGCCTCTGTTATGCGAAACAAACTTTACCTTTTATCCTTCCTCTCTCTTTTTACATTCCAATGCATTGCCTTCCTTCCCGATGGATCTTCGCAACAGGGGTTCAATCCGTTTGTTTTTTTGCTTGGTCTCATTGGTGGGAGCCCAACTTCCACTCAGGATCTATCCCCTGGCACCACCCTCGATCTTTCGGGGGATGGGAAAACAGATGCGACTTTGGTTGATTCGGATGGTGATGGTGTTTCCGATGGGATCAACCTAACAGGAGGGACCACTCCCAATCTCATCCTTCTCGATACAAACGGGGATGGAATTCCCGATGCCGTTGACAGCAATGGGGACGGCAATGCCGACTACTACATCAGTCCAAACCCTCCTGGCTTTTTAACAACTGCTCCTGGTGGAACAGGAAACCCAGTTGCCATCATCATTGATTCGAATGGGAACCCACTTGGGTTTGATACAGACGGGGACGGCGTCGCCAATGACACTGCCATCGTGACAATCTTAAGTGATACCACACCACCCACTCTCACAAGTTCTTTGTTAGCTGGCACGTTTTCTACGGCACAAACGACAACTCTCACTTGTTCGGATAATACAGCACCGGGATCCATTGTGTATACCTTGGACGCGAGTTCCCCTAGTTTTTCTCCAAAAACGGGAACGGTATTGAATCGATCATCTCAATCCATCTCCTTATCGACAGAAGGTAGTCATACGTTACAAGCCATCTGTCGTGACCTGGCGGGGAATCTATCAGCACCACTAAACATCAATTATACGATTGATAGCCAAATCCCAGCGATCACTGTTGTGAGCCAAACGGCAGCGGCCATCAGTTCCCAAGTGGGTGCCATTTCGAGTTCGACAACCACTTGGAGGACCAATCGATCCGGCACCTTTGTGATCCGAGAGGGCAGTGATTGCCAATCGGGAACCCAAGTGGGTTCCGGTAGTGCCACTGCCAATGCGGACCAAACTTTCTCACGTTCTCATACTGACTTTTCTGGGGAAGGAACAAAGACCTATCGGATTTGTGTCACAGGTTCAAATGGACTCATCGGTTTTGCATCTACATCACTTTTACGTGACGATACAGCTCCTAGTGTTACTACTTCACCAGGAGCTGGGAATTTTAGTTTGGCTACTTCTGTGTCAGCCTCTTGTTCCGATACTGGTGGATCAGGATGTGACAAGATCGCCTATGCCGTGCAAGTTGGTTCTTCGCCTACGAATCCATCGATTCAGGGAAACTCAGGTAATATTACCAGTGGGAGTCTATACAATGCTGCACTTGCCATGACGGATGGTTCTACCACCTATACAAAGTTTGTGGCAAGGGACCTTGCTGGAAATGTATCCTCCGTCCTTTCTCAAAATTATACTTTGGATACGGAAGTCGCAAACATCACAGTCAACTCATACACCCAAGCCATCAATGGCACTTCCCATGTTTCCCTCCATTGGCAAAGTTCAAAAGCTGGCGCATACCATATCCGAGTCGGTGGCAACAATTGCACAGACGGAACAGCGGTTAGCAATGGAGGGAACAATGCCAATGTCACAGGAAATGCATCTGCAGCAACAGAAGTCACATCCACCATTGCCAACACTGCTTTGTCGGAAGGCGACAATACCGTTCGGATTTGTGTCGCAAACTTAGTCGGAAGCTTCGGCTCCAATTCAAGAACCATTCAAAAAGACACGACTGCTCCTGTGGTGACAATGGCATCACCTTCTGGTGTTGGTCCTTTTGCAACGGGTACCCAACTCCAAATCAGTTGTTCCGATACGAATGGAACTGGCTGTGATAAAATCATTTATACGTTGAATGGCACAGATCCCACGTTTGATGGAAGTGGTGCCGTGACCAATGGATCTGTGTATACAGCACCAGTGGCTCTTTCTGATGGAAGTAACCAGGTGAAATTTCGAGGGATTGATAGCGCAAAAAATATAAGTTCTATCAGTAACGAAACGTTTTATTTGGGACCACCGGTGATATCGTCTACTGTGGTAGGTTCTAGCCAATTAACTGTAAACTTTTCACTTATTACTGGTGCGACAGGGTATAAGGTTTACTATGGTACGAGTCCTGGAGTCACGAATTCAAATTTGAGTGTGTCAGGAACTAGTTCGCCTATTGTTTTAACAGGATTAAACAATGATACAACTTACTATTTACGAATCAGTTTGATTGCATCATATGGAGAAAGTAGTTTAGGTACTGAGACTTATGATATACCGTCTGGTCTTCCTCTTGTCGATCATTGTATCCTCCAATATCCTTCCAGTCTAACATTAACTCGAAATGAGACTGCAACTGATCCCAATTATATTTTTGTCCAAGTGTATCAGAACCAAGTTACAAATCTTACACCTGCTGATGCGAGAGTACAAGTTCAAATCGGATATGGACCAAATGATTCGAATCCAATGACGGAACCTCAGCGATGGACATATTTTCCAACTACGTTTAATTCTTCGTGCGCGTTCTGCGGAAACCAAGATGAATACTATTCTCTCATTACGGCTCCTGCAAATCCGGGGACGTATAAGTATGTTGGAAAAGTAAATATCACGGGTTTGGCAAGGACAACATTTTGTGATTTAGATGGATATGGAGAACCCCAAGCCATACCAATGACTTTTTCAACAAGTCAATTGGGTGTACTCACTGTCCAATAA
- the pckA gene encoding phosphoenolpyruvate carboxykinase (ATP), giving the protein MSVSTNLKGLAELGLKPSEVFHNLSYEEIYQHELNNKEGVTSDNGTMMVDTGIFTGRSPKDKYFVDEPSSQNNIWWGPVNTKVSEAIFNELYAEVTKFLDNKKLYVFDGHAGTNDDTRISLRVVTERAWQHHFCTNMFLRPTKEELAKLDPEFTIINASGYKNPKYKEHGLNSEVFVIFHLAKKICIIGGTEYGGEMKKGIFSVMNYYLPLKNVLTMHCSANVGKDGDSALFFGLSGTGKTTLSTDPNRKLIGDDEHGWDDNGIFNIEGGCYAKTINLDPKTEPEIYAAIRRDALLENVVYDATTKKVDYSSAAKTENTRVSYPIFHIDNIQPGSKAGHPNTVIFLTYDAYGVLPAVSKLSIEQAMYHFLSGYTAKVAGTERGVKEPQATFSACFGQAFMTLHPTYYAKLLGEKMKKHQVNAYLINTGLVGGKYGVGKRMNLPATRQIINEILNGNIEKSEFEKHPVFQVSFPKSVNGVDAHILNPRNAWENKEDYDKTAADLAKQFVENYKKYLTGSKEFDYSQYGPIA; this is encoded by the coding sequence ATGTCAGTATCTACTAATCTAAAAGGCCTTGCTGAACTCGGCCTAAAACCGTCCGAAGTCTTCCATAACTTATCATACGAAGAAATTTACCAGCACGAATTGAATAACAAAGAAGGTGTTACTTCTGATAATGGAACGATGATGGTGGATACCGGGATTTTTACGGGTCGTTCTCCGAAGGACAAATACTTTGTCGATGAACCTTCTTCTCAAAACAACATTTGGTGGGGACCAGTCAACACAAAGGTTTCCGAAGCGATTTTTAACGAACTCTACGCAGAAGTAACGAAATTTCTCGATAACAAAAAATTATACGTATTTGATGGCCACGCAGGAACCAACGACGACACACGTATCTCTCTCCGTGTGGTCACAGAACGCGCTTGGCAACACCACTTCTGCACAAACATGTTCCTTCGCCCAACCAAAGAAGAACTCGCAAAACTCGATCCAGAGTTTACCATCATCAACGCATCTGGTTATAAAAATCCAAAATACAAAGAACACGGCCTCAACTCCGAAGTATTTGTGATCTTCCACTTAGCAAAAAAAATCTGTATCATCGGTGGAACAGAATACGGTGGGGAAATGAAAAAAGGGATTTTCTCTGTCATGAACTACTACCTCCCACTGAAGAATGTCCTCACCATGCATTGTTCCGCTAACGTTGGTAAGGATGGAGACAGCGCTCTTTTCTTTGGTCTTTCTGGAACTGGAAAAACAACTCTTTCCACTGACCCAAATCGTAAACTCATCGGGGACGACGAACATGGTTGGGACGACAATGGAATCTTCAACATTGAAGGTGGATGTTACGCAAAAACCATCAACCTGGATCCAAAAACAGAACCAGAAATCTATGCAGCCATCCGTCGTGATGCGTTACTTGAAAACGTAGTTTACGATGCGACAACAAAGAAAGTAGATTACTCTTCTGCGGCAAAAACAGAAAACACACGAGTTTCTTACCCAATCTTCCATATCGACAACATCCAACCAGGATCGAAAGCAGGTCACCCAAACACTGTGATTTTCCTTACTTACGATGCATACGGTGTGCTCCCTGCGGTATCTAAACTTTCGATCGAACAAGCGATGTATCACTTCCTTTCTGGTTACACAGCAAAGGTAGCAGGGACTGAGCGCGGTGTGAAAGAACCACAAGCCACTTTCTCTGCTTGTTTTGGTCAGGCGTTTATGACTCTCCACCCAACCTACTATGCAAAGTTACTCGGTGAAAAAATGAAAAAACACCAAGTGAATGCTTACCTCATCAACACTGGTCTTGTGGGTGGAAAGTATGGAGTGGGAAAACGGATGAACCTTCCTGCAACTCGCCAAATCATCAATGAAATCCTGAACGGAAACATCGAAAAATCCGAGTTTGAAAAACACCCAGTTTTCCAAGTGTCTTTCCCGAAATCCGTAAACGGTGTGGATGCACATATCCTAAACCCACGAAACGCTTGGGAAAACAAAGAAGACTACGACAAAACTGCCGCTGACCTTGCGAAACAATTTGTAGAAAACTACAAAAAGTATCTCACTGGTTCAAAGGAATTTGATTACAGCCAATACGGCCCGATTGCGTAA